GCGTTTCGGCTGGACCACGAACCCGACCTGGCCGGCCAACTTCCGCACCGCCACGCCGACCCAGGCCCACATGATCCGGCCGTGCGTCAGGGCCGTGTCGAAATGCGAGTCGCCCCAGACGACCTTCAGTCTCTTGACCGCCTCACGCAGCCGGTCCATCAGCGGCGGCCCGCCGGCGCGATCCTGGACGTCGGCCGGTACGACCATCAACGCCCAGATCAGCCCGCGAGTGTCGACGGCCACGAATCGCTTGCGGCCCGCCGTCTTTTCCCCCCCGTCGTAGCCGTTGGGGGAGCTGTACTCGGTCCCCTTGACCGTCTGGCCGTCGACGATGGCGACCGACGGCTTGGGCTTCTTGCCGACGGCCCGTCGCACCTTGGCGCGGAGGGCGTCGTGGACGCGGTCCCAGGTACCGTCGGCCTGCCAGGCCCGGAAGTAATGGAAGACGATTCGATACGGCGGCAGGTCGTGCGGCAGGGCCCGCCAGGTTCAGCCGTTCCGCGTCTGGTACAGGATCGCGTCGATTAAATCCCGCCGCTCATACCGCGCGGGCCGGCCGCCCGGCTTGGGGCGGGGGACGTAGGGCTCGATAAGCCGCCATTGGCGGTCCGTCAGGTCGGTCGGGTAGGGTGTCCGGCTCATGCCATCCAGACTATCGGCCCCCTCTTCTGGACAAGGTCTGAGCCCGACTCGTGCCGTTTTTGCCCCCCCGGTTGCTATGATGAGGGAGGGACGACCTTCTCACCGACACCGGCCGAGGACGGACTCAATGGCCATCCTACCCGATTCGCCTCGTGCCTTGTGGCACGACTTCGCCCGGTCTTCACCCGGACCACTTCCCGGGTGTCCTGGCCCCCCTCGCCGCCGCGATCCTGGCCGTCGGGCTACGCGCCATCGCCAACCTCCTCTGCACCGCCGGCTCCCTCGCCCCCGATGAACCCTCCGACTATCGCCGCGTCCGAGGCCTGGTTGGAGGTGCTGAGCGGTGTGTATATGGCCCGTTGAACGGCGGTCTCCTCAGGAGCAGACGCCGCCGGTCTGGGTCAATCGACCCCTCCCCCCCCTGACGAGGACTAGATACTCCTCGAAAACCTCGTCGTCATGGGGTGCCAGGTCGTCGGCCCCCTCGGAGATGTACTCAATGCGCTCGGCTTGAAACGCCTCGAACACCTCAGGCGGGTTCAGTCGGCGTGCCGAGTCGGCCTCGAGCCACGCCGTGCAGATCGAGTCGGCCACGGAGCAGAAGACCGCGACCGATCGACGGTCGCGGCCCGATCCGAAGAATCCTTCCGCCTCTAAGTCGGAGAGGGCCAGAACCATCGCAGCGAACACGTTCGCCTTGTATTCGACGAATGCGCCGTCGTCCGACTCGTCATATCGGCCGCACCCCCCGATCATTGATCAGGGCGATCACGGGATCGAAAGCCTCGACCCCCACGCAGTCGCACTCCCAGTCGTAGGGCGACCAGCGGAAATTGCCCAGGAGGCCCGCCTCGGTGAACTTGCCGCTCGAGGCGTACTTTGACCGCACCCGGGCGTAGGCCTCTTCCGTGTTGGCCGACGGAGATAACACGACCGCGTCGTCCACCGTGTACAGGGCGAAGGCGTAGAACGTCTCGTTGGGTCGCATCTCTCGCAACTTGGAGAATGCGCGACGGGCGGATTCGGCGAGCAGCCGACGCAGGAGTTCGAAATCGACTTCAGCCATGGGAAAGCCCTCGGGGCGGCACCATCTGTCGGCGAGCTTGGAACGATCGGCGGTGCGGGCTTGGGTCGACCGCCTAGGGACAAAGGTCGTCCGCCGATCGGTCGATCCATCTTGTGCGGGGCCGCTTCCGCGCCCCTCTCAGTTCCTCTCGGCCGAGGTCAGTAGGGCGATGATCTCCTCCCGGTTCCCTTTGCGGGCGACGCTCAGCGGCTTAGTCTCTTCGGGGTCGTCCGCGCCGGGCTTTGTGTTGATGCCGCGCTCGATGAGCAGCCTCGCCACGTCCGTGTGCCCGCCGACGATGGAGGCGAATAGGGGATTCTTCTCGGGGACGCTCGTGTCCATCCTCGCACCGCTGTCCAGGAGGAACCTCACGATCTCTAGATGCCCCTCGGACGCGGCCTGGTCGAGGGCCGTGCCGCCGGAGATCCCGCCGTCGACGTCGGCAGCGGCCCCCATGCTCACCAGCAGCTTGACGATCTCGAGCTGCCCCTTGTTCGCGGCGAAATGCAGGAAGGTCCCGAACGGCGTCATCATGTCAAGGATCGCCTTATCGCCCCCGATCAGGGCGGCGACCTTCTCCGCATCCCCTTTGCGTATGGCGGCGCGAATGTCATTGCCGGTCTGCTGGTCGCTCATCGATCACCTTCTTCCCGCGGCGATTTTCCGAGTTCCTTGAGGGCGTCGACCATATCGTCGTATCCCCCTCCCCCGGCATCGACTTCCTTCAGTTTGTTGACGACCTTTTCCAGCGTCGGATAGGCGTGCTGGCCCTCGATCTTGTTCGGCGCCCAGACCAGGTTTTCCTTGCCGAATATCGGATCGATGCCATGCTTCCTCAGGATCTCCTGGCCTTCCTGCCTGGACCAGGGCTTGCTGGTCCGCCCCCAGGCCCTTCTTGAAGAGGATGTGGTGGGCGTGCGGATTGGGCATGTCCTTCGGGGGTCGCCGATGATTCGCTTGAGGTGGGCCCCAAAGTCGTATTTCTTGATGAACTCCTCGCTGACGTCGCCCGCCTTGAGGGCGGACGGGCCGGTACAGGAGTTGTGCGCCCAGACCGAGCAGCCCCACTCCGAGGAGCCGACGAAGTACGTGTGGTAGTCGGCGACCCGCAGGTTGTAGACCGCCCCCGACTCGGCCAGATCCCCCACGCCGGAGAGGATCACCGTCGACCCGTCGTGGGTCCGTAGGCGATCGCCTTCCAGCAGCATGTTGGCCGGGGTCCACCCGCGCCCCTCGACCCAGAACGGGTGCTCTGCCGTGGTCTTGATCGATGCCGAGCCGATCCGCAGCTCCAACAGCGGGAGATAATCCTCGAAGACCTCCTGGACAAGACGAGGCTGGGGCGTCCCGTCGGGATCGTCTTCGGGGGCCGACAGGACCCAGTCCCCGGGGCGGAAGTCCTCGACCCGCTTCTCGCCCTCAGGAGTCAGCAGCGGCGTCCCGGCGGCGAAGCAGCCGCCCAGGATCGCCTTCAGCCGGCCGCGAATGAACTCGAGCGGGCGGGCGATCGACTCGAGGAGCTTGTTGATCGGGACCGTGTCGAGCATCTTGCACAGGCTCGTGAAGATCGGCCGGATCAACGCCATGAACCGCGAATTCTTGACGGCCAAGTCCATGGCCTTGTAGACGCTCTGGATATACGTCCCGAACTTGCCGGCATTCGCGGCGTCGCCGAGGTACGGAATGACGCCGAGGAAGCTCAGGAACGCGGCCTTGTACTCCCCGCGGCCCCCGGCGAGCGTCGTGCTCGCGAGGTCGCAGAACGGCGTGGGCTCGAAGATGCCGCCGATGTCCAGCGACACCTCGACAACCTCCGCGCGGCCGGCGTGAAGGGGACGGACAGGGCCCAGCGGATCACGCTCGTCCGGCTCGACCCGTTCCCCGGCGAGTTCATCCACGCCGAGGGCGAGACCGACGCCGGCGCGGCCGTCCGCGTGTGCGTCGGCCCCGAGTTCGGCACCCTCGGCGACGCCGACGTCAAGAAGGCCGCGCTGGAGGCGATCCAGGGGAGCCGCTGCGACCTGCTCCTCGTCTGCGCCTTCGCGTTCGAGGCGAGCGTCCACGAGCAGACCGCCGAGCTGACCAAGGAGATCAAGTTCGGCAAGCTGGCGATCCTGCCCGTGCGGATGAACCCCGACCTGGCGATGGGCGACGAGCTGCTGAAGAAGACCGGGACCGGCAACCTGTTCACCGTCTTCGGCGAGCCCGACGTCAAGCTGACCACCGCGGCCGGCAAGGCGACGGTCGAGATCCGCGGCGTCGACGTCTTCGACCCCAGCACCGGCGCGGTACGCACCGGCGACGTCGACGACATCGCCTGCTGGTTCATCGACACCGACTACGACGGCCAGAGCTTCTTCGTCCGCCACGCCTACCTCCTGTACGGCGGAAAGGACACGACCGAGGGCCCCTACGACAAGCTCAAGAAGGCCCTCCGCGCCGAGATCGACGAGGGCGAATGGTCCAAGCTCTACAGCGCCACGAGCCAGCCGTTCGACCCGCCGAGCACCAGCAAGATCGCCGTGAAGGTCATCAACCACTTCGGCGACGAGGTGCTGAAGGTCTACACCGTGCCGCGGATGTCGTAGGATTGATCCGACCCTCGACTTCACGTGGTCTCCTCGGCGCTCTTTTGCTTATGCCGGCATGAGTTGCGGCTGGTTTCGACCGCCGTCGCATCGACGCATTCTTAAAAGGCTGAACGAAAGCGCAGGCGGATTTCGATAACCCTCGCATCCGGCCGAGGCCCCCATTCGCGTCCTGACGGCTCTTCCGTCCCGGGACCGTCCGAGTCTTAGACGAAGGAGCGCCATGGAATGGCGTGCCGGCTGCCTGCTCCTGGTCGCCTCGTCGCCGCTCCTGGCCGGCGGATGCCAGGACGTCTCGATCAGGAAGGTGGGGGGGGCACCCGCCCTCTCCTCGGCGGGCCGCATGGAGCGGATCGGCCGATGGGCGGCCCGCCAGAAGACCGAAGCCGGTACGCCGCCCCCGCTGCGAGGAGCCGCGCTCGGGCCCGGCGCCGAGGACCTCTCCGACCCCGACCTCCTGCTCGCCCGCGCCGAGCGTAGTTATCGGGCCGGCTTCCAGGCCGGACGCGGCGCGAGCGAGATCGACGCCCGCTACCAGGTCGACGCCCTCCGGGACGTCACGTCCGCCATCCGGGGCATGCTCCCAGGACCCGGCGGTCGGGAGGCGGACCCGAGGCTCGCCAGGGCTCGAGCCTTGCACAGCTCCGCGCAAGAGGAATTCCTGCGGGTCACGAGCGGCCGCTCGGTCCGGCTCGACGAGGACTGGCGTGCGGGGCTGGAGGAGAAGGGAATCCGCCTGACGATCGCGCGTGATTCGCATTTCCTCTCGCCCGAATCGTTCGATCGCTTCTATTTCGACGACGATTTCGCCGTCAAGAACCTCGAGGACCAGCACAAGACCGAAGGCATCGGCGTGCCGCTGATCGCGCTGCGCAGGTTCGATCTGAAGAAGCTCGAATCGCGGGAGGGAGAGGAGAAATTCCTCATGCCCCGGCAGGTCTACCCGATGACCGCCGTCCTGAAGCCCGAGCCGACCGCTCCGGGCGGGGCGTACAACCTCCGGCTGGAACTGCATGATCCGCTCGTCGAGAGCGACGTCGACCTCGGCGACCGGGCGGAACCGCTGGCCGCCGATCTCACCACGCCGCTGGTCTATCACTTCGTCCAGAGCCCGCTGCCGATCCTCCAGGAGATCGGACTGCTCGACCCGCAATGGCTGGAGAAGGTGGCCGGCCTCTACATGCTGCACCCCTACGAGCCGGGCAAGATCCCGGTCGTGCTCGTGCACGGGCTGCGCTCCAGCCCCGCGGCGTGGATGCACGTGATCAACGACCTGCGGGGCGACCCGGTCCTCCGGGAGCGATACCAGGTCTGGCTCTTCATGTATCCCACCGGGACGCCGTTCCCCGCCTCCGCGGCCAAGCTCCGCAAGGGGCTGGACGAACTCCGCGAAGTCGTCGACCCCGCCCATGCGGACGCCGCGTTCGACCGGGCCGTGCTGATCGGGCACAGCATGGGCGGCCTGATCTCCAAGATGATGATCGAGCGGAGCGGCGACGAGCTCTGGAAGCTCGTCGGTCGACGGCCCTTCGACGAGCTTAAGGCCGAGGAGGAGCACAAGGCGATGCTGCGGCGGGTGTTCTTCTTCGAGCCGCACCCCTCGATCGCCAGGGTCGTCTTCATCGCCACTCCCCACCGGGGCAGCGACCTGGGCGACCAGTTCATCGGGCGGCTCGCCGACAGGTTGATCCGCCTGCCGATCTCGATGCGACTGCTCTACAAGAGCCTGCTCGCCCAGAACGGCGCCGATTTCTTCACGTCCGAGATCCGCGAAGGCGGACTCCCCTCGAGCATCGACGAGCTCCGGACCGACAACCGGCTGCTCCTGACCCTGGCGGGGCTGCCGCGCAAGCCCGTCCCCGCGCACTCGATCATCGGCCAGATCGATCCGAATCTGCCGATCGAATACGGCAGCGACGGCGTGGTCCCCTATTCGAGTTCGCACCTCGACTGGGCCTCGTCCGAACTGGTGGTCGAGGGCGACCACGGTTGTCAGGATGAGGCGGAGACGCTCCGGGAGCTACGGCGCATCTTGTATCTTCACCTGGGAAAAGCCTTGCCGGGCGGCGAGCCTGCGGAAGCCGCGACTACGGAATCCCCCGCCGACCGGCGGGACTCGAACCTGAACTTGCCCAACGCCATCCGGTCTTTGAGAGAGCCGCCCGAATAAGCCGTCCGGAGAACAGTCGACCGGCGAGCGGGGGAGGCGAGAACTCGTGCGGGTTCGTTTCTCGCCGACAGGCCTAACGGACCTGGTTGGCGAAAGCGTTCAGTCCCGATCGCCGGCCAGGTCGGAAGGATGAAGTTTACGCATCGGGATAGGCCCTCATGCCGTCGGTTTGGGCGGACTTCCTGACGTCGCCCACGATTCCCGGACAGTCTGCTCGACCAAGCTTTCCCCACATCCCCCAAAGGGCGGCGTCTCAGGCCGAACCACCTGTCGATCCGACAGAAGTTCCGACCATCGCCACGACGACGGAGCGAATCGCCTCGGGCAGCTGCGGCCAGGCTGCCGTCACTTCTGCAAGATCGACGTCGGGAGCACTTCGACGCGTTTCGGTGGGCAGAAGGTGGGCGACGCTGGTCGACGATCGCCGTAAACCGCTGGTCGGTTTAGTGTCACCGGAATCGAGTTGATGTAGGTCGATCCGTTGGTCGTGGGTTCGAGCCCCACCCCGGTCACTCGCTCGGGTACCTGCTGAATCCGTACTTACGGACACCCGCCCAACCTGGGCGGTGCGGCCTGACTGATCCGGAAGCCGGTCGTCACCGGATTCCGGAGGTCTCGCCGTGCCCATCGCCCGCGGCCGAACGACCGCCTACCGCCATCACCGGCCGTCGGGCCAGGCCGTCGTCACCCTCTTGGGCCTCGATTCCCGCCACCTGGGACGCCACGGATCCCCCGAAAGCCGTGTCCTTCGTCGAGCCGGCGGGCCGGGCGAGGTGCTCGCGGCGGACGCCAACACCGGCCGGCTCATGCGCGAGGCCGCCCGCGTCGCGCCCGGCGCGGGCGACGTCGACGTCCACGTCGTGCAGTCCTGCCCGGGCTACGAGGAGCGCCCGTCGACCCGCCGCCGGACCGGCCGCCCGTTCGCCCTCGACGAGCCGGCGGACGGCCTCGGCATGCTGCCGAGGGGCCGCGCCGAGGGGGCCATGGACGTGGTGGACCTGAAGATCTCCAAGCTCGGAGGCCCGACGAAGACGCGCCAGGCGCGCGACCTCTGCGCGGCGACGGGCGTCGTCACGACCCTGGAAGACGGCTGGGGCGAGGTCCGCCACGGCGGCCGTCGCGCACCTCGCGCACAGCACGCCCGAGGGGTTCCGGTTCACGGCCGGTGCGAAAGGGCCGGGAGGGAGGCGATCGGGCCCGTCCGCCCTCAGGTCGCCCCGCCGGCGAGCTTCGCCGCCTCGGCGTCGATCACGTCGGGCTCGGCGATCTTCGCGATGAGTTGGTCGGTGCTGGCGGGGTCGACGGCCCGGCAGCACTCGGTCAGCTTCGCGGCCAGCTCGCGCAGGTCGGCCCGCCAGGCGAGGTTGGAAGGGTCGGCGTCGGCCTCGACGTCGAGGGAGCAGGCCCGCTCGAACTCGCCGCAGAGCATGACCATGCGCTGGACGTGGCGGAAGATGATCCCCTCCTGTTTCGTCAGGTCCAGGGTCGTCACGAACTTGTTGAAGTCGCCGCCGAACTCGACCATCTCGCCGACGCACCAGAGCGGGTGCGTGCGGACGTCGGCCACCTCGGGATAGCGGTGGTCGAAGTAGGACCGGAGCTTCTCCGCGAAGCTGGGGGGCCGCTTCTCCCAATCGTCCTCGTCGTCGTCGTCCTCCTCATCTTCCTCGACCTTGGCGATCATGAGCCCGCGGCGGATCAGCTCGGCGTCGATCTTCGAGGCGGCGAGGGCGCCCGACTCCAGCAGCTTGAGCGGGACCCGGAGACGCTTGCGGACCGGCCCGGGCACCTCCAGGGAGCTCTCCATCGCCTGCAGGCGCTCGTCGGCGTCGGCCTCGGCCAGGAGCTCGGTCAGGAAGGCGCCGTAGAGGGGATGGATGCTCCGGAAGGCCAGCAGCCTCCCCAGCGCATGCGTCGGCCGGGCGAGGGTCGGCGCGTAGGGCGTCGGGGGCCGGCCGTCCTCGGGCGGGCCCGGCGGCTCGGGGCTCAGGGTCACGAAACCGCCGTCCTGCAGGGCCAGGAGCATCCGGTCGAGCGCCTTCTCGCCCGCGGCGATCCGCGGGTCGTCCGTCAGCCGCTTGCGGACCACGGCGCGGATGCGCTCGACTTCCGGCGAGACCTCGAGCAGATAGGCCAGCAGCCGCCAGGGGAGCGGCCCCTTGCTGTAGAGCTTGCCGGGCGGCGCCGCCTGGAGTTGGTTGAAGTGCCCCTCGACCCAGTACTGCTCGGTCTCGCGGCGCTTCGGACGCTTCTTCTTGAGGGCCTTCTTCGCCTTCATCAGGCCCGGATCCCGGGTGTCCTCGGGGATGGCGTCATACTTCGCCTTCCATCTCGCGAGGTCGACGTCGTCGGGATGGGCGAGGGCGTAGACGAAGCCTCGGTCGTCGAACTGAGGTCGGCCGGCCCGGCCGAAGATCTGGTGGGCGATGCTGGCGCCGATCAGCTTCTTCGCGCCGAAAGGCCCCTTCACCAGCGACGAGAGGACCACCGAGCGAGCCGGGAGGTTGATGCCGGCCGCCAGGGTCTCGGTGCAGGCGACGACGGGGAGGAGCTTGCGCTGGAAGAGGTCCTCGACGACCAGCCGATACTTCGGCAAGAGCCCGGCGTGGTGGACGCCGACCCCCCGGTGGAGCAGTCGCTTGAGCTTGGGGCCGGCCCCCTGGCGCAGGTCCAGCCCGTTGACCCTGTCGTGGAGGTCCTTCTTCTTCTCGTCGGACAGGTTGAGGTCCTTGCCCATGACGTTCTCGGCGACGCTCCAGCACTCCTCGCGGTCGAAGCAGAAGACCAGGGCGGGCGTCCGGGGGCCTTCCTCGTCGCCGGCCGCCATCGCGACGAGCTGTTCGTCGAGGAATTTGTCGGGCACCCATTCGTAGGTCAGCGGCACCCGGCGTTCCTTGCCCTCCACCAGGGCGATCCTGCGGTCGTGCTGCCTCGCCAGCCAGCCGACGAACTCGGCCGAGTTCCCGACCGTCGCCGAGAGCAGGAGCAGCCGGACGTGCTTGGGGAGCATGCCGAGCGACAGCTCCCAGACGATCCCGCGGTCGATCTCGGCGAAGTTGTGGAACTCGTCCATGACGCAGGCCGTCACGTCGGAGAAGTCGTCCCGGTTGAGCAGCCGGTTCAGCAGGATCTCGGCGACGACGACGAGCACCGGGGCGTCGGGGTTCACCTTCCGGCTGCCGGTCACCAGCCCCACGTCCTCGCGGCGGAAGCCCCACTCGACCGCGCGGTCCTGCATCTCCTGGAACTTCTGCTCGGTCAGCGCGATCAGGGGCGTCGTGTAGTAGGCGACCTTCCCCGTATGGAGCGCCTCGAAGAGGGCCGCCTCGGCGATCAGGGTCTTGCCCGTGCCCGTCGGCGCGCAGACGAGGACCCCTTGCTCGGACTCGAACCAGGCCGCCAGCGCCGCGTCCTGGACGGGGTAGGGCTGGTAGGGCAGCTGGTCCACATACCGCACGTAGAGCTCGTCGCGAGTCGGAATCTCCAACGGCATCGGCCGCAATCTCCCGGGCTGGTCGTCAGGAACTCCGTCGAGACTCTCTCGCATGGGTTGGAATCGAGCCCGCCCATGCGAAACGCCCGGGAGATCCGGATCGGACGCCGAGCCCCGGGTCGGCCTCTCACGCGAGGCCCCCTCCAGTGTGACCGCCGACGCGCCCGCACGAAACCCGGTCCTCCTCGACGAGACCCGCGAGAAGAGCGATCACGGCGCCCTCGCCGGGTCCATCGTCGCCTCCGCTCGCTTCGACGTGGGCGACCGCGGCGATTCTGGTGGCCGGGGGGGGAATGATGAAGCGACGCCGATCCTCGCATGATGCCTCTCTCAAAGTGGGCGGGAAGGTCGACTTCCCGTCGATCCGCTCCGGGAGGATCGGCGGTGGGCCGCTTGACCCGCCGGGCTCGATGTGATGCACTCCGCTCGGGGCACCTCCACGAACAAGCGGTGCGGAAGAAATCTCATGATGCCCGATCGACTCGAACGCCAGGTCGCCGCGCTGATCCTCCTGGTGGCGATCACCGCCGGTCACGCCGACGCCGAGGACTGGGGCGCCTACGCGATCGTGCCGGCCAGCTCGACCAACCTGACCCTCGAGGTCGTCGGCGCCCCCGACCGCTGGCTCCTGGCCGTCGCCGACGCTGGGTCGAAGTGGGCGTACAGCTACCGGATCAACCCCGACGGCTCGCTCGCCGACCGCGAGCGGTACTTCTGGTTACATGTCCCCGACTGGGAGGACGACGCGGAGGCCGAGGGCGTCTGTTACGCGAGGGAAGGACAACTCCTGATCGCGACTCGCTTCGGCGTCCAGTCCTGCGCCGACGACGGGCCGAGCCAGGCCATCATGCCGCTCCCCGGCCGCTCGAGGCCGCTGGGGCTCTGCTTCGGCGGCCGCGACCACGATGTCCTCTACGCCTTCTGCGGCGACCGGATCTATCGCCGCAGACTCACGGTCCACGGAGTCGGCTCCTTCACCCCGTTCACGCCCGTTCGCGGGACGCCGCTCTGATCGTTCCTGCGCAGAGCCCTGGGGAGGTTCGGTGCGGGAGGGTCGGGATGCCGCCCAGCCGCCTCCTCGTGGACTGATGGGTGTGGAGGGATTTGAACCCCCTCAGTCAGGGACACCGCGTTTAGAGCGCGGCCCGGCTCTCCAACTCCGGCGCACACCCGAAGAGCGGAAGCGGCAGGATTCGAACCTGCGGTGGTTGCCCGCACCTGGACAGCAACCAGGCACGATAAGCCTCTCTGACGCGCTTCCAAGATGCGGAGGGAGAGGGAATCGAACCCCCAAGTCCTTGCGGACGGTAGTTTTCGAGACTACTGCCTTACCAGTTAGGCTATCCCTCCGTCTGGCGTGGACGAGACCGGCCGAGCGTCCACCTGCGATAAGGAGGACGATCGGATCGTCTCGGATCCCGAACGGACGTCTGGGATCGGGGCCGGCGTCCCACCGGCGAATCGGAGCCGTGCATCACGATGACGGCGAGGATCGAGGCGCTCGACAGGGCGAGCAACGTCGAACCGGCGAGCACGGGCCGTGCGTCAATATGAGGACAGGCGGCCCCGACCGGGATACCGCGAACGCGAACTCACGGATCGCGCCGGGAGCACGAGAGAGGTGGCGAGTTGTTCGGGATGGGTGTTCATAATCGAACCGCATCATGGCTTGAGAACGAGAGGCCAGTTGCAGGTCTGACGCAGAGGGTGCTCACCAGGTTCGCAGTTGGACGAGAGCTTTCGGGGGGGCCTCGCCTCGGTGCCTTCCGCCTGGGCGCTCCGGGCTCGATTCGTCCCGTATTCCACCCCGGAGCGGATCACGCTCGCCCGTCTCACGGCATCCCGCGAGGATCCGGGAACAGGCCGGACGCTCAACCCGCGCCCCAGCGCCGCCGCTTCCGCCTCCACTTGAGACGACTCTTCCGTGGGGCGTAGTACGACCCCAGGGTCTGCATGGCGACGATCGAGAGCCAGACCGCGAGCAGCCAGCAGGCCAGGCTCGCCGGGATGTAGGCCCAGAACGCCCGGTCGCGCAGGGCCAGCGCGGCCGCGAAGGCGATCCCGACGAGGGCGAAGAGGGCCGCGATGGTCAGGTTGAGCCCGAGGAACGACGGGCCGAGCCGCGCGATCGCGCCGAAGACCGCCCCCGGCCGGGCCGCCAGGTCGTCGTCGTGCAGGAAGGTCAACATGAGAGCCATCAGGGCGTAAGGGAGCCCGGCCAGCCCGAGGGCCGCGGCCACGCCGGGACTCCACGTCCCGCCCGACGAGGTCAGCGTCATTCGGTAGGTCGCCAGCGGCAGCAGGCCGACGCCCGCCCCGAGCACGATCCAGAGGAGCCAGGTGCCCATGCCGTCCAGGAGGCCGTCGGCGTTGCGGTCGGGCGGGCGAGGCGGCAGGGGCTCCCCCTCGCTCGAGGCCACAAGCACCCGCGCCAGGTACTGGAGATCGTAGACCATGACCAGGGGCGACAGGATCAGGACGGGCAACGCCGAGATCAGGGCGATCAGGCGGCCCATCGAGGGCGTCCCCATCAGTTCGCCGTCGGCGAGGATGGCCAGGCAATACTCCGGAACCAGGGTGCCCATCACCCAGGCCGCGCCCCCGATCGCCGCGACCATCGCCAGGCCCTCGAC
The DNA window shown above is from Paludisphaera mucosa and carries:
- a CDS encoding IS5 family transposase, whose protein sequence is MPHDLPPYRIVFHYFRAWQADGTWDRVHDALRAKVRRAVGKKPKPSVAIVDGQTVKGTEYSSPNGYDGGEKTAGRKRFVAVDTRGLIWALMVVPADVQDRAGGPPLMDRLREAVKRLKVVWGDSHFDTALTHGRIMWAWVGVAVRKLAGQVGFVVQPKRWIVERTFGWLGRSRRLSKEYERTIESSEAFIKIAMIHLMIRRLRR
- a CDS encoding transposase; translation: MSRTPYPTDLTDRQWRLIEPYVPRPKPGGRPARYERRDLIDAILYQTRNG
- a CDS encoding DUF4303 domain-containing protein; the encoded protein is MIGGCGRYDESDDGAFVEYKANVFAAMVLALSDLEAEGFFGSGRDRRSVAVFCSVADSICTAWLEADSARRLNPPEVFEAFQAERIEYISEGADDLAPHDDEVFEEYLVLVRGGRGRLTQTGGVCS
- a CDS encoding DUF4303 domain-containing protein, which translates into the protein MAEVDFELLRRLLAESARRAFSKLREMRPNETFYAFALYTVDDAVVLSPSANTEEAYARVRSKYASSGKFTEAGLLGNFRWSPYDWECDCVGVEAFDPVIALINDRGVRPI
- a CDS encoding ankyrin repeat domain-containing protein, coding for MSDQQTGNDIRAAIRKGDAEKVAALIGGDKAILDMMTPFGTFLHFAANKGQLEIVKLLVSMGAAADVDGGISGGTALDQAASEGHLEIVRFLLDSGARMDTSVPEKNPLFASIVGGHTDVARLLIERGINTKPGADDPEETKPLSVARKGNREEIIALLTSAERN
- a CDS encoding polymorphic toxin-type HINT domain-containing protein is translated as MSLDIGGIFEPTPFCDLASTTLAGGRGEYKAAFLSFLGVIPYLGDAANAGKFGTYIQSVYKAMDLAVKNSRFMALIRPIFTSLCKMLDTVPINKLLESIARPLEFIRGRLKAILGGCFAAGTPLLTPEGEKRVEDFRPGDWVLSAPEDDPDGTPQPRLVQEVFEDYLPLLELRIGSASIKTTAEHPFWVEGRGWTPANMLLEGDRLRTHDGSTVILSGVGDLAESGAVYNLRVADYHTYFVGSSEWGCSVWAHNSCTGPSALKAGDVSEEFIKKYDFGAHLKRIIGDPRRTCPIRTPTTSSSRRAWGRTSKPWSRQEGQEILRKHGIDPIFGKENLVWAPNKIEGQHAYPTLEKVVNKLKEVDAGGGGYDDMVDALKELGKSPREEGDR
- a CDS encoding esterase/lipase family protein; amino-acid sequence: MEWRAGCLLLVASSPLLAGGCQDVSIRKVGGAPALSSAGRMERIGRWAARQKTEAGTPPPLRGAALGPGAEDLSDPDLLLARAERSYRAGFQAGRGASEIDARYQVDALRDVTSAIRGMLPGPGGREADPRLARARALHSSAQEEFLRVTSGRSVRLDEDWRAGLEEKGIRLTIARDSHFLSPESFDRFYFDDDFAVKNLEDQHKTEGIGVPLIALRRFDLKKLESREGEEKFLMPRQVYPMTAVLKPEPTAPGGAYNLRLELHDPLVESDVDLGDRAEPLAADLTTPLVYHFVQSPLPILQEIGLLDPQWLEKVAGLYMLHPYEPGKIPVVLVHGLRSSPAAWMHVINDLRGDPVLRERYQVWLFMYPTGTPFPASAAKLRKGLDELREVVDPAHADAAFDRAVLIGHSMGGLISKMMIERSGDELWKLVGRRPFDELKAEEEHKAMLRRVFFFEPHPSIARVVFIATPHRGSDLGDQFIGRLADRLIRLPISMRLLYKSLLAQNGADFFTSEIREGGLPSSIDELRTDNRLLLTLAGLPRKPVPAHSIIGQIDPNLPIEYGSDGVVPYSSSHLDWASSELVVEGDHGCQDEAETLRELRRILYLHLGKALPGGEPAEAATTESPADRRDSNLNLPNAIRSLREPPE
- a CDS encoding DEAD/DEAH box helicase produces the protein MPLEIPTRDELYVRYVDQLPYQPYPVQDAALAAWFESEQGVLVCAPTGTGKTLIAEAALFEALHTGKVAYYTTPLIALTEQKFQEMQDRAVEWGFRREDVGLVTGSRKVNPDAPVLVVVAEILLNRLLNRDDFSDVTACVMDEFHNFAEIDRGIVWELSLGMLPKHVRLLLLSATVGNSAEFVGWLARQHDRRIALVEGKERRVPLTYEWVPDKFLDEQLVAMAAGDEEGPRTPALVFCFDREECWSVAENVMGKDLNLSDEKKKDLHDRVNGLDLRQGAGPKLKRLLHRGVGVHHAGLLPKYRLVVEDLFQRKLLPVVACTETLAAGINLPARSVVLSSLVKGPFGAKKLIGASIAHQIFGRAGRPQFDDRGFVYALAHPDDVDLARWKAKYDAIPEDTRDPGLMKAKKALKKKRPKRRETEQYWVEGHFNQLQAAPPGKLYSKGPLPWRLLAYLLEVSPEVERIRAVVRKRLTDDPRIAAGEKALDRMLLALQDGGFVTLSPEPPGPPEDGRPPTPYAPTLARPTHALGRLLAFRSIHPLYGAFLTELLAEADADERLQAMESSLEVPGPVRKRLRVPLKLLESGALAASKIDAELIRRGLMIAKVEEDEEDDDDEDDWEKRPPSFAEKLRSYFDHRYPEVADVRTHPLWCVGEMVEFGGDFNKFVTTLDLTKQEGIIFRHVQRMVMLCGEFERACSLDVEADADPSNLAWRADLRELAAKLTECCRAVDPASTDQLIAKIAEPDVIDAEAAKLAGGAT